A region from the Halichondria panicea chromosome 11, odHalPani1.1, whole genome shotgun sequence genome encodes:
- the LOC135344398 gene encoding E3 ubiquitin-protein ligase TRIM71-like, which translates to MAEGPDPVVADLEQEVTCGICHDRYQEPKLLPCCHYYCKQCILTLSSRYRPNQPFPCPDCREPTLLPDNNPDRLTTAFFINRMKALHSRMEKAHGKLETTCEMCSGGKATAFCRQCVSFICDDCVKSHKMKVFAGHAISTLDELKQGGVKELTFESPPPPKCEDHEELKKIFCFDCNKLICRDCIVIEHAGHNYEFVKKAAPATSKKLTEHLSPLKNLLPDLSTAVNQVKGTKQKIQAQKELTERQVNAKFQELHDILDRCKVRILRESSALADSKMEKLTIQEKGLDLSLGTAQSLIDFVERTLENASDEELITMQEQVVSRIDAEVVKRGKEAANPDPVEKDDFGVEVFVCEDLKKLCENNVVVYPSVRGDGVKMAEVDKCANLNVYISSKQGKPQAVLKSLVDQSTQQLQAVPVRGGVYSVEYTPRVRGRHHLLISVDDQPIPGSPFSVFIKIPPTKLDKPVKVIRGIDNPQYMAFNSSEELIVTDWNGDVLVFGKKGKQIRSISKSQHGFGYIFGVAVDKEDNIYVCDSGNNSVYKFNKREDLLKRFGTKGSGPKELNYPRGIAVAGDQVFVCDQKNSRVQVLTTDLELVKQIGSYGTGNEHFNYPEDVAVDNEQMVYVTDCYNHRVQVLTMDGRFIRSIRKKGSGPGDLSCPHGVCVTGFVYVADYGNDCVSVFTKDGQFVTSFGNAHITNLYRVYGVAVDSNGFVYVCSYESVVIF; encoded by the coding sequence ATGGCCGAAGGACctgatccagttgttgctgatctcgagcaagaagtgacctgtggcatctgtcatgaccgctaccaggagccaaagctgctcccttgttgtcactactactgcaagcaatgcatcctcacactctccagtcgctaccGACCCAACCAGCCGTTCCCCTGCCCCGACTGTCGTGAGCCCACTCTATTGCCAGACAACAACCCTGACAGACTGACtactgcgttcttcatcaacCGGATGAAAGCACTCCACTCGAGGATGGAGAAAGCCCACGGCAAGTTAGAGACCACCTGTGAAATGTGCTCTGGGGGAAAGGCCACTGCATTCTGCCGACAGTGTGTCAGTTTTATCTGTGACGATTGTGTGAAGTCTCATAAAATGAAAGTATTTGCCGGACATGCTATCTCCACTCTGGACGAGCTCAAACAGGGCGGAGTGAAAGAACTAACATTCGAAAGCCCACCACCCCCAAAATGCGAAGATCACGAGGAGCTAAAAAAGATTTTCTGTTTCGATTGCAACAAGCTCATCTGTCGAGACTGTATCGTTATTGAACATGCTGGACACAATTACGAATTTGTAAAGAAAGCCGCCCCCGCAACTAGCAAAAAGCTGACGGAgcacctctccccactcaAGAACCTACTGCCTGATCTGAGCACCGCTGTGAATCAAGTGAAAGGAACTAAACAAAAGATCCAGGCCCAGAAAGAactgacagagagacaagtgAATGCCAAGTTCCAGGAGCTACACGATATTCTCGATCGATGCAAGGTTCGTATTTTACGAGAATCTTCTGCTTTGGCTGATTCAAAAATGGAGAAGCTGACGATTCAAGAGAAGGGTCTGGACCTGTCCCTGGGcactgctcagagtttgattgactttgtagagcgtacactggagaatgcaagtgatgaagaactgattacgatgcaagagcaggtggtgagtcgaatcgatgccgaggtggtgaagcgagggaaggaagcagccaatcctgatccagtggagaaagatgattttggagttgaagtgtttgtttgtgaggatctcaagaagttgtgtgagaacaatgttgtagtttatCCTTCTGTGAGGGGTGATGGTGTGAAGATGGCTGAAGTTGACAAATGTGCAAATCTGAATGTCTATATCAGTTCAAAACAAGGCAAACCACAAGCAGTACTGAAATCGCTAGTTGATCAATCGACCCAACAATTGCAAGCAGtgcctgtgaggggtggagtgtacagtgttgagtACACCCCTAGGGTACGTGGTCGACACCATCTCCTGATCTCAGTGGACGACCAGCCCATCCCAGGAAGCCCCTTCTCTGTGTTCATCAaaataccccccaccaagctGGACAAACCAGTGAAGGTGATAAGAGGAATCGACAAccctcagtatatggcattcaACTCATCAGAAGAACTGATTGTAACTGACTGGAACGGTGATGTTTTGGTGTTTGGCaagaaaggaaaacaaatTCGTAGCATCAGCAAATCACAGCATGGGTTCGGCTATATCTTTGGTGTGGCAGTAGACAAGGAGGACAACATCTATGTCTGTGATAGCGGCAATAACTCTGTGTACAAGTTCAACAAAAGAGAAGATCTGTTGAAGAGGTTTGGGACGAAGGGAAGTGGTCCAAAGGAACTTAACTACCCTCGAGGGATAGCAGTCGCTGGtgatcaagtgtttgtgtgcgatcAAAAGAATAGCAGAGTCCAAGTGTTGACGACAGATCTGGAGCTAGTCAAGCAGATTGGTTCATACGGAACTGGTAATGAGCATTTTAACTACCCAGAGGATGTCGCAGTGGACAATGAACAAATGGTGTATGTCACTGACTGTTATAATCATCGTGTTCAAGTGCTCACTATGGATGGTCGGTTTATTCGCTCGATTAGAAAGAAAGGAAGTGGACCAGGAGATCTGTCTTGCCctcatggtgtgtgtgtcactggttttgtttatgttgctGATTATGGTAACGattgtgtgtcagtgttcactaaagatggtcagtttgtcacatcatttggtaatgCTCATATCACTAATCTTTATAGAGTTTATGGAGTAGCTGTGGACAGTAAtggttttgtgtatgtgtgcagttATGAATCTGTTGTTATATTTTAG
- the LOC135343622 gene encoding DNA replication licensing factor MCM6-like, translating to MVVLGTPPNSISKTPRFINVCFNDEVKRGVLLMLFGGVPKTTTEGTRLRGDINVCFNDEVKRGVLLMLFGGVPKTTMEGTHLRGDINVCIVGDPSCGKSQFLKRVEEFSPRAVYTSGKASTTAGLTAAVVKDEESHEFVIEAGALMLADNGVCCIDEFDKMDLKDQVAIHEAMEQQTISITKAGVKATLNARTSILAAANPIGGRYDRSKSLKMNIQLTAPIMSRFDLFFIIVDECNEVTDYAIARRIVDLHSHKTEAVERVYSLEEIQRYVLFARQFKPRISPTSGEYMVEQYKKLRQRDCSGVARSSWRITVRQLESLIRLAEAMARIHCSDEVQPKHVKEGFRLLNKSIIRVETPDINFDEDEQIINVINGDCMTNGENGVNGENGVNGHTPIDQSDPSTQPPVKTKKIRVTYEEYRIISNLLILHMRQSEEADKDSSGVREGDLVNWYLKEVADDIENVEELTEKKLLVEKVIERLVQHDHILLPLVMWEESDKDPFLVVHPNYVVET from the exons ATGGTCGTCTTGGGCACACCACCGAACAGCATCAGTAAAACACCTCGCTTCATCAACGTGTGCTTCAACGATGAGGTGAAGCGAGGTGTTCTACTGATGCTGTTCGGTGGTGTGCCCAAGACGACCACGGAGGGGACTCGTCTCCGTGGGGACATCAACGTGTGCTTCAACGATGAGGTGAAGCGAGGTGTTCTACTGATGCTGTTCGGTGGTGTGCCCAAGACGACCATGGAGGGAACTCATCTCCGTGGGGACATCAACGTGTGCATCGTGGGGGACCCGTCCTGTGGCAAGAGCCAGTTCCTCAA GAGAGTGGAGGAGTTCAGTCCTCGTGCAGTGTACACTAGTGGCAAGGCCTCGACAACAGCTGGACTCACAGCTGCCGTGGTCAAGGACGAGGAGAGTCACGAGTTTGTTATAGAGGCTGGCGCTCTCATGCTCGCTGACAAT GGAGTTTGTTGTATTGACGAGTTTGATAAGATGGACCTCAAAGACCAAGTAGCCATTCATGAAGCCATGGAGCAACAGACCATCTCAATCACCAAGGCTGGTGTCAAGGCAACTCTCAATGCTCGTACATCCATCCTAGCTGCGGCTAATCCGATTGGTGGTCGCTATGACCGGTCAAAATCACTCAAGATGAACATCCAGCTCACTGCCCCCATAATGTCGCGCTTTGACCTCTTCTTCATCATAGTGGATGAGTGTaacgag gtGACTGACTATGCCATCGCTAGGCGTATTGTGGACCTCCACAGTCACAAGACAGAGGCAGTGGAGCGTGTCTATTCCCTC GAGGAGATCCAACGCTACGTATTGTTTGCCCGTCAGTTCAAGCCTCGTATCAGCCCCACCTCTGGTGAGTACATGGTGGAGCAGTACAAGAAGTTACGGCAGAGAGACTGCTCGGGCGTGGCTCGGTCGTCATGGAGAATCACCGTGAGACAGCTGGAGAGTTTGATACGACTCGCGGAGGCTATGGCCAggatccactgctctgatgag GTACAACCTAAGCATGTGAAGGAAGGCTTTCGTTTGCTCAATAAGTCCATTATTCGTGTGGAGACTCCGGACATCAACTTTGACGAGGATGAACAGATCATCAATG TAATAAATGGT GACTGCATGACCAATGGTGAGAATGGTGTCAATGGCGAGAATGGAGTGAACGGCCACACTCCAATAGACCAATCAGATCCATCCACCCAACCGCCGGTGAAAACCAAGAAGATACGAGTTACGTATGAGGAATATCGTATCATCTCCAACCTGCTCATCCTGCACATGCGTCAGAGCGAGGAGGCAGACAAAG ATTCTAGCGGAGTTCGTGAAGGTGACCTAGTGAACTGGTACCTGAAGGAGGTGGCTGATGATATAGAGAATGTGGAGGAGCTGACGGAGAAGAAGCTCCTCGTGGAGAAGGTCATCGAGAGACTTGTGCAACAT GACCACATTCTGTTGCCGTTGGTGATGTGGGAGGAGTCAGACAAAGATCCATTCCTGGTGGTTCATCCCAACTACGTCGTTGAGACATGA